A single genomic interval of Salinarchaeum sp. IM2453 harbors:
- a CDS encoding phosphate uptake regulator PhoU, with translation MSKQNDPETRKVQLTGGSTYTVSLPKDWAATQDISPGSMVNLYTAQDQLVITNENSVQNQDHVVIDTHNRGGDDIARRIVAAYVSGAEEITISGSCDHGEKRKIRNTITGLVGIEIHEETEEIMVARTMLDTDNISVQQTLTQMKLTAVSMHNAATTAVLTNNSEEPRHIRRQDDDIDRLFRLVCREFQQTLCDMSVAAETDRLSMFDYYTVARQIERIGDHAEKIAAVADRMSDPPPEDVAEQLDTLSTRSRHIVDMAVSGVLDEDSDVELGDVISDANSVTADAESLDRDLYEKDITDSYLLATVLDSIVRTAEYGANIADAGLQFRMRHAKER, from the coding sequence ATGTCAAAACAAAATGACCCAGAAACACGGAAAGTACAGTTAACAGGTGGATCAACATATACTGTCTCATTACCTAAAGATTGGGCAGCAACGCAGGACATTAGTCCTGGATCAATGGTCAACCTGTACACTGCACAAGATCAACTGGTTATTACGAACGAGAATAGCGTACAAAATCAAGACCACGTCGTAATCGATACACACAATCGTGGAGGCGATGATATTGCCCGTCGTATTGTTGCTGCCTATGTCTCTGGTGCTGAAGAGATCACGATTAGCGGTTCATGTGACCATGGTGAAAAACGCAAAATACGAAATACAATTACGGGTCTTGTTGGAATTGAAATTCACGAAGAGACTGAAGAGATAATGGTTGCGCGAACAATGCTGGATACAGATAATATTTCAGTTCAACAAACGTTAACTCAAATGAAACTAACTGCTGTTTCCATGCATAACGCTGCGACCACCGCAGTACTTACCAATAACTCCGAGGAACCACGACATATTAGACGACAGGACGACGATATTGATCGTCTTTTTCGATTGGTCTGTCGTGAATTCCAACAGACACTTTGCGATATGAGCGTTGCTGCAGAAACTGATCGATTGTCGATGTTCGACTACTATACAGTAGCCAGACAAATCGAACGTATTGGAGACCACGCAGAGAAAATTGCCGCCGTTGCTGATCGTATGTCAGACCCGCCTCCAGAAGATGTCGCCGAACAACTCGATACACTCAGCACTCGCTCCCGGCACATTGTTGATATGGCAGTCTCTGGAGTCCTTGATGAGGATTCAGATGTTGAACTCGGCGACGTAATCTCTGATGCTAACAGCGTAACTGCGGACGCAGAGTCACTTGATCGCGATCTATATGAAAAAGATATCACGGACAGCTACCTATTAGCAACCGTACTTGATAGTATTGTTCGAACAGCAGAATATGGCGCAAACATTGCTGACGCAGGCTTGCAATTTCGTATGCGCCATGCCAAGGAACGATAG
- the phoU gene encoding phosphate signaling complex protein PhoU, whose amino-acid sequence MPRDSYQQQLDDLREDVVLMADEVNDRYIQALNLFTSGNRQDARAIIDADHEINERYLDLEQTCIDLFALQQPVASDLRFVASSFKIITDLERVGDIATNLAKYATAWKEMDLLQPISIDDLLYIAETAQELLMDAVAAYDGRDATSTWNIAARDEQLDQDCRAASDRIIRSLINSDLQERPVQTQKQALDEISNALLAVRDIERVGDHAVNICARTLYMEQQDAGLIY is encoded by the coding sequence ATGCCTCGAGATTCATATCAACAGCAGCTAGACGACCTGCGCGAGGATGTCGTCTTGATGGCTGATGAAGTCAATGATCGATATATTCAAGCTTTGAACTTATTTACCTCTGGAAATCGGCAGGACGCAAGAGCAATCATTGATGCGGATCATGAAATAAATGAACGTTATCTTGATCTTGAGCAGACATGCATCGACCTTTTTGCTTTACAGCAGCCCGTTGCAAGCGATCTTCGGTTTGTTGCTTCCTCATTCAAGATTATCACTGATTTAGAAAGAGTAGGAGACATTGCCACAAACTTGGCTAAGTATGCCACCGCTTGGAAAGAGATGGATCTCTTACAGCCGATTTCAATCGATGATCTCCTGTACATCGCGGAAACAGCACAAGAATTGCTGATGGATGCAGTTGCCGCATACGATGGACGCGATGCAACGTCAACTTGGAATATCGCCGCTCGTGATGAGCAACTTGACCAAGACTGTCGAGCTGCTAGTGATCGGATAATACGTAGTCTCATCAACAGTGATCTTCAAGAGCGGCCTGTACAGACACAAAAGCAGGCTCTTGATGAAATCTCAAATGCATTACTTGCTGTTCGAGACATTGAACGAGTTGGTGACCATGCAGTCAATATCTGCGCTAGAACGCTTTATATGGAACAACAGGATGCTGGATTAATCTACTGA
- the pstB gene encoding phosphate ABC transporter ATP-binding protein PstB yields the protein MDIDVESSAQHTQTDTTVVRTEDLSVYYGDQKAIDDVSIQIPEKQVTAIIGPSGCGKSTFIRCFNRMNDRIDSARTEGDVYFKDTNIYDSDVDPVVLRRKVGQVFQKPNPFPKSIYDNVAYGLRIQGKADDVDLDEVVEQALRDAALWDEVKDQLDESGLELSGGQQQRLCIARAIAPDPELLLMDEPASALDPVATAEIEDLIEQLAEEYTVVIITHNMQQAARTSDKTAVFLTGGELAEFADTATIFENPDDPRVEDYITGKFG from the coding sequence ATGGACATAGATGTCGAGTCGTCAGCACAGCATACACAGACTGACACCACTGTTGTTAGAACTGAAGACCTCAGCGTATACTACGGTGACCAGAAAGCAATTGACGACGTATCAATCCAGATTCCAGAAAAGCAAGTCACCGCTATTATTGGTCCTTCAGGCTGCGGTAAATCGACATTTATTCGCTGTTTTAACCGTATGAATGACCGGATTGATAGCGCACGTACAGAAGGTGATGTGTATTTTAAAGACACCAACATATACGACTCTGATGTTGATCCTGTTGTGCTACGTCGGAAAGTCGGACAGGTCTTTCAGAAACCCAACCCGTTTCCTAAATCAATATACGACAACGTTGCCTATGGACTCCGAATTCAAGGGAAGGCAGATGATGTTGATCTTGATGAAGTTGTTGAACAGGCACTTCGGGATGCTGCCCTCTGGGATGAGGTGAAAGACCAACTTGACGAGTCTGGGCTTGAGCTGTCTGGTGGCCAGCAACAACGGCTATGTATTGCTCGTGCAATTGCCCCAGATCCCGAGCTACTATTAATGGATGAGCCAGCCAGTGCTCTTGATCCGGTCGCGACTGCTGAGATTGAAGACCTCATTGAGCAATTGGCTGAGGAATATACCGTTGTTATTATTACACACAACATGCAGCAGGCGGCCCGTACTTCCGATAAAACAGCGGTTTTCCTGACCGGTGGTGAGTTAGCTGAGTTTGCTGATACAGCAACCATCTTTGAGAATCCAGATGATCCCCGAGTTGAAGACTATATCACCGGGAAATTTGGATAA